The Rana temporaria chromosome 4, aRanTem1.1, whole genome shotgun sequence genome contains a region encoding:
- the ABCG5 gene encoding ATP-binding cassette sub-family G member 5, whose product MEGPEEPHTVTTISEKEASCSISVQNISYTVRARAGPWWDIQSYYNKWTRQILRNVSFHMESGQIMAILGNSGSGKTTLLDAISGRIGRKGTLLGEVYVNGSQLRKEQFQDCFSYVLQHDSLLAHLTVRETLTYTALLALQKHSKDAIKKKVDSVMAELSLTHSADTVIGGRVFNGISSGERRRVSIAAQLIQDPKIILLDEPTTGLDAMTANHIALLLSELARKDRIVIISIHQPRSELFRIFDKIAIMSCGELVYCGNPQEMITFFEDCGYECPEHSNPFDFFVDLTSVDTRNKEREMETYGRVHTIAEAYIDSNEFQNTLEHIEASKMSKVKQSIPFKKKEAPNELSKLFVLLRRTLRNLSRNKSGIIMRLSQNLIFGLFIAFFLIRLKNDVLDGAIQDRVGVFYQCLGGTAYTGLLNAVALFPALRAIGDQESKDGLYQKWQILLAYVIHIVPFSILGIVIFSSFIYWVVGLNPELTRFGCFIAITLPPHLMGELLTLAVLGLVNNPNIVNAGVALLNIAGILVGSGLLRSLQEMPRVFQLLSYITYQRYCCELLIVNEFNDLNFTCGGLSNLTGPTSQCPFTKGNDFIENTYPGATSRITFDFLMLYAFIPAMIIGCVISFKLRDIMMRR is encoded by the exons ATGGAGGGCCCTGAAGAGCCACACACTGTTACAACAATTTCAGAAAAAGAAGCTAGCTGCAGTATAAGTGTACAAAACATCAGCTACACGGTTAG AGCGCGAGCTGGACCATGGTGGGATATACAATCATATTACAACAAATGGACAAGGCAGATTTTAAGGAATGTCTCCTTTCATATGGAAAGCGGTCAGATTATGGCAATATTAGGAAATTCTG GCTCTGGAAAGACAACGCTTTTGGATGCTATCTCTGGGAGGATAGGAAGAAAAGGTACATTGCTCGGTGAGGTTTATGTGAATGGTTCCCAGCTAAGGAAGGAACAATTTCAAGATTGTTTTTCTTACGTCTTACAG caTGACAGTCTGCTTGCTCATCTGACGGTTCGGGAAACCTTGACCTACACAGCTTTGCTGGCACTTCAAAAACACTCTAAAGATGCCATAAAGAAGAAG GTTGATTCGGTAATGGCGGAGCTGAGTCTCACTCATTCTGCAGACACAGTAATAGGAGGACGTGTTTTCAATGGCATTTCCAGCGGAGAAAGACGTCGGGTGTCCATAGCAGCCCAATTGATTCAGGACCCCA AAATAATTTTACTCGATGAGCCAACTACCGGTTTGGATGCAATGACTGCAAATCATATCGCCTTACTGCTTTCTGAGCTGGCTCGAAAGGATAGGATAGTGATTATTTCCATTCACCAGCCACGATCTGAACTGTTCAGA ATTTTTGATAAGATTGCTATCATGAGTTGCGGAGAGCTTGTTTACTGTGGTAACCCCCAAGAAATGATTACGTTTTTTGAAGACTGTGGATACGAGTGTCCAGAACACTCCAACCCATTTGATTTTTTTG TGGACCTTACATCTGTTGACACCAGAAACAAAGAGCGTGAAATGGAGACATATGGCAGAGTACACACCATAGCTGAAGCCTACATAGACTCCAATGAGTTCCAGAACACCTTGGAACATATCGAAGCATCAAAGATGTCTAAAGTGAAGCAGAGCATCCCattcaaaaaaaaagaagcccCAAACGAGTTGTCAAAACTTTTTGTCTTGCTCAG GAGAACACTAAGAAATCTGTCTAGGAACAAGTCTGGGATCATTATGAGGCTCTCTCAGAATTTGATATTTGGCCTCTTCATTGCTTTTTTCCTCATTCGATTGAAGAATGATGTGTTGGATGGAGCCATACAGGACAGAGTTGGGGTATTTTACCAGTGTCTGGGTGGGACAGCATACACCGGGCTCCTTAATGCTGTTGCTTTAT TCCCAGCCCTACGTGCCATCGGTGACCAGGAAAGCAAGGATGGTTTGTACCAGAAGTGGCAAATTCTTCTAGCTTACGTCATCCATATTGTGCCATTCAGCATTCTTGGCATTGTGATATTTTCATCTTTTATATATTG GGTTGTGGGACTTAACCCAGAGCTGACAAGGTTTGGATGTTTCATTGCAATCACCCTGCCTCCACACCTCATGGGGGAACTACTTACCCTTGCAGTCCTTGGTTTGGTGAATAATCCCAACATCGTCAATGCTGGAGTGGCTTTGCTCAACATAGCTGGGATTCTTGTGGGCTCAGGACTACTAAG GAGCTTACAAGAAATGCCTCGCGTTTTTCAACTATTAAGCTACATTACATATCAGAGATATTGCTGTGAATTATTAATAGTCAATGAGTTCAATGACCTGAATTTTACTTGTG GTGGTTTAAGCAATTTAACGGGACCTACATCACAATGTCCGTTTACTAAAGGGAATGACTTTATTGAAAATACTTACCCAGGAGCCACATCCAGGATCACATTTGACTTTCTGATGCTTTATGCCTTTATCCCTGCAATGATCATTGGCTGCGTCATAAGTTTTAAATTGAGAGACATTATGATGCGCAGATAG